In Cottoperca gobio unplaced genomic scaffold, fCotGob3.1 fCotGob3_303arrow_ctg1, whole genome shotgun sequence, one DNA window encodes the following:
- the cacna1fb gene encoding calcium channel, voltage-dependent, L type, alpha 1F subunit, whose translation MYEERHKSAGRNGYTNTMDEEEGGGEGEEEEEGGEGDGGEGEGGEMRDAEWDEELDGENEGAVRMTRTDTLHSTTSSTGTQRRRGQQHKKQVQGNNQVQRAPRALYCLKLNNPIRRAALSIVEWKPFDIFILLAIFANCVALGVSKPFPEDDSNSTNHDLEQVEYVFLIIFTIETFLKILAYGLVMHPSSYIRNGWNLLDFVIVIVGLFSVVLETMTHKSGEVATTHHVPGKPGGLDVKALRAFRVLRPLRLVSGVPSLQIVLNSIMKAMVPLLHIALLVLFVIIIYAIIGLELFIGRMHRTCYYKTSDHYVEDDPVPCAFAGHGRQCNINGTECRGRWDGPNGGITNFDNFFFAMLTVFQCITMEGWTDVLYWMNDAIGFELPWVYFVSLVIFGSFFVLNLVLGVLSGEFSKEREKAKARGDFQKLREKQQMEEDLCGYMDWITQAEDMDELDEDGNPRPSLGDLSDKKRGKFGWFSHSSDTHASLPASETSENTENIDEEHTNCCQACCSQIMKIGCCRTLRRWNRVCRRNCRTAVKSVTFYWLVLLLVFLNTSLSASEHYNQPDWLTQAQDIANKVLLSLFTVEMLLKMYSLGLAHYFVAFFNRFDCFVVCGGIVETILVELGIMPPLGISVLRCVRLLRIFKVTRHWTALSNLVASLLNSMKSIASLLLLLFLFLIIFALLGMQLFGGKFNFDETQTKRSTFDAFPQALLTCFQILTGEDWNVVMYDGIMAYGGPVFPGMIVCVYFVILFICGNYILLNVFLAIAVDNLAGGDGDNNKKDKKTEAPVEQVAGAEEGEGAEEEEEEEEEEEEEEVKVDIDEDTEYEEEEELPEGEGDAGVQLKIADLAPPKEKVQPIPEGSAFFCLSNTNPIRVACHTLIHHHIFTNLILVFIILSSCSLAAEDPIRAHSFRNNILGYADYAFTSIFTVEILFKMAVHGAFLHQGSFCRNWFNLLDLLVVSVSLVSFFLHSSAISVVKILRVLRVLRPLRAINRAKGLKHVVQCVFVAIKTIGNIMIVTTLLQFMFACIGVQLFKGKFYRCTDEAKHTPEQCKGTFVVYKDGDVNQPMVRERIWLNSDFNFDNVLMGMMALFTVSTFEGWPALLYKAIDANGENSGPIYNYRVEISIFFIVYIIIIAFFMMNIFVGFVIITFREQGEQEYKNCELDKNQRQCVEYALKAQPLKLYIPKNPVQYKFWSIINSTGFEYIMFVLILLNTVTLAVQHYEQSKHFSHIMDILNMVFTGLFTAEMLLKLLALRLRHYFVDAWNSFDALIVVGSVVDIVVTEFSSGEDSSRVSITFFRLFRVMRLVKLLSKGEGIRTLLWTFIKSLQALPYVALLIAMIFFIYAVIGMQTFGKIAMQDYTQINRNNNFQTFPQAVLLLFRCATGEAWQEIMLASLPGKRCDPESDCEPGEEFTCGSNFAIIYFISFFMLCAFLIINLFVAVIMDNFDYLTRDWSILGPHHLDEFKRIWSEYDPEAKGRIKHLDVVALLRRIQPPLGFGKLCPHRVACKRLVAMNMPLNADGMVTFNATLFALVRTALKIKTDGNPEQENEELRGIIKKIWKRMKPKLLDEVIPPHQEEEVTVGKFYATFLIQDYFRKFRKRKEKEDLTGEADATNPSAIQLCKAGLKTLQDLGPEMRLALNEDMDDDNDEDDDAMMEDEEPEENAAYQGENGLGPEKDRRGSILTTPTGPGGVVGDSVSNGGLVHRVGSLTKMPNGSEHDEHLRRGDNTRSSINHHYHRRPTAKNGLLDHGHKRPSYHKHTRRDSRERYWRNGDMEAYGEQGYYSREEDNDSITSRDRHHPDELPLYRDHYDVNAPYPDSSYGNGYNDARRTTRRRLLPATPTGRKPSFNIQCLRRQGSSDDLPIPGTYHPTSPPRRARTQQTVNNYESRHSSGRSSTASSASWANPCPRRGRLLYAPLILVEEEGVNVTGAAPRPAWYGGPAGTSAPPPYRAYTTLRVPSQLGAQLTEKRGSADSLVEAVLISEGLGLYARDPKFVAFAKREIADACHMTVDEMESAASDLLGTGSQTLLANVAADPAMLYSDEEPIRTGRDEDELADEMTCVTSF comes from the exons GAACAAGTGGAGTACGTCTTCCTCATCATCTTCACCATAGAGACCTTCCTGAAGATCTTGGCCTATGGTCTGGTGATGCACCCAAGCTCTTACATCCGCAACGGCTGGAACTTGCTCGACTTCGTCATCGTCATTGTCGG ATTATTCAGCGTCGTCTTGGAGACGATGACTCATAAATCTGGAGAGGTGGCAACCACTCATCACGTGCCAGGGAAACCTGGAGGTCTGGACGTCAAAGCTCTGAGAGCCTTCAGGGTCCTGAGGCCCCTCAGACTGGTTTCCGGAGTCCCCA gtCTGCAGATTGTGTTGAACTCCATCATGAAGGCGATGGTTCCTCTGCTCCACATCGCTCTATTGGTTCTCTTCGTCATCATCATCTACGCCATCATCGGTCTGGAGCTCTTCATAGGACGCATGCACAGGACCTGCTACTACAAAACATCAG ATCATTATGTTGAGGATGACCCGGTGCCGTGTGCGTTCGCCGGTCACGGTCGTCAGTGCAACATTAACGGCACAGAGTGTCGGGGGAGGTGGGACGGTCCCAACGGAGGAATCACCAACTTTGACAATTTCTTCTTCGCCATGTTGACCGTGTTCCAGTGTATCACTATGGAGGGATGGACCGACGTGCTGTACTGG ATGAATGACGCCATTGGGTTCGAGTTGCCGTGGGTTTATTTTGTCAGTCTGGTGATTTTCGGGTCATTCTTCGTTCTCAACCTGGTTCTGGGAGTCCTCAGCGG AGAGTTCAgtaaggagagggagaaggcgAAGGCTCGGGGAGATTTCCAGAAGCTGAGGGAGAAGCAGCAGATGGAGGAGGATCTGTGTGGATACATGGACTGGATCACTCAGGCTGAGGACATGGACGAGCTGGACGAGGACGGAAACCCAC GTCCGTCTCTGGGAGATCTGTCCGATAAGAAGAGAGGAAAGTTTGGATGGTTCAGTCACTCCAGTGACACACACG CAAGTCTTCCTGCCAGTGAAACATCTGAAAACACCGAAAACATCGACGAGGAACACACCAACTGCTGCCAGGCCTgctg CTCTCAGATAATGAAGATCGGCTGCTG tCGGACTTTGCGTCGGTGGAATCGTGTCTGTCGCAGGAACTGTCGCACTGCCGTCAAATCTGTGACTTTCTACTGGCTGGTTCTGCTTCTCGTCTTCCTCAACACCTCGCTCAGTGCCTCCGAGCACTACAACCAACCTGATTGGCTGACACAAGCCCAAg ACATCGCCAACAAGGTGCTGCTGTCTCTGTTCACGGTGGAGATGCTGCTGAAGATGTACAGTTTGGGTCTGGCTCATTACTTCGTGGCGTTCTTTAACCGCTTCGACTGTTTCGTGGTGTGCGGTGGCATCGTGGAGACCATCCTGGTGGAGCTGGGCATCATGCCGCCTCTGGGGATCTCCGTGTTGCGCTGCGTCCGCCTGCTGAGGATCTTCAAGGTGACACG CCATTGGACGGCTCTGTCCAATCTGGTGGCGTCGCTGCTGAACTCCATGAAGTCCATcgcctccctgctgctgctgctcttcctcttcctcatcatcttCGCGCTGCTCGGCATGCAGTTGTTCGGAGGAAAGTTCAACTTCGACGAGACGCAGACCAAACGCAGCACCTTCGACGCTTTCCCCCAGGCGCTGCTCACCTGCTTCCAG ATCCTGACCGGAGAGGACTGGAACGTGGTGATGTACGACGGCATCATGGCGTACGGAGGCCCCGTGTTTCCAGGGATGATCGTCTGCGTCTACTTCGTCATCCTCTTCATCTGTGGTAACT ACATCCTGCTGAACGTCTTCTTGGCCATCGCTGTGGACAACCTGgcaggaggagacggagacaacaacaagaaaga TAAGAAGACGGAGGCTCCGGTGGAGCAGGTGGCAGGAGCAGAAGAAGGcgaaggagcagaagaggaagaagaagaagaagaagaggaagaagaagaagaagtgaag gtggaCATCGATGAAGACACCGAgtacgaggaggaagaggagcttcCTGAAGGAGAAGGCG ATGCAGGAGTCCAGTTAAAGATCGCCGACCTGGCTCCTCCTAAAGAAAAGGTTCAACCAATCCCAGAAGGCAGTGCGTTCTTCTGCCTCAGCAATACAAACCC tATTCGCGTGGCCTGTCACACTCTGATCCACCACCACATCTTCACCAACCTCATCCTCGTCTTCATCATCCTCAGCAGCTGCTCGTTGGCAGCCGAGGATCCAATCAGAGCCCATTCATTCAGGAACAAC atTCTGGGTTATGCCGACTACGCCTTCACCTCCATCTTCACTGTGGAGATTCTGTTTAAG ATGGCGGTCCACGGAGCGTTCCTCCATCAGGGCTCGTTCTGCAGAAACTGGTTCAACTTGTTGGATCTGCTGGTCGTTAGCGTCTCACTGGTCTCCTTCTTCCTTCA CTCCAGTGCGATATCGGTGGTGAAGATCCTGCGAGTCCTCCGGGTACTCAGACCTCTGAGGGCCATCAACAGAGCCAAAGGACTGAAG catgtggtccagtgtgtgtttgttgccaTCAAGACAATCGGAAACATCATGATCGTCACGACGCTGCTGCAGTTCATGTTCGCCTGCATTGGAGTCCAACTCTTCAAG ggtAAATTTTATCGCTGCACAGACGAAGCCAAACATACTCCTGAACAGTGCAA agggACCTTCGTGGTGTATAAAGACGGAGATGTGAACCAGCCGATGGTCAGAGAGAGGATTTGGCTGAACAGCGACTTTAACTTTGATAACGTGCTGATGGGGATGATGGCGCTCTTCACCGTCTCCACCTTCGAGGGCTGGCCCGC GCTGCTGTATAAAGCCATCGACGCTAACGGGGAGAACTCAGGTCCCATCTACAACTACCGTGTGGAGATCTCCATCTTCTTCATCGtctacatcatcatcatcgcctTCTTCATGATGAACATCTTCGTGGGTTTCGTCATCATCACCTtcagagagcagggagagcaggagTACAAGAACTGTGAGCTGGATAAGAACCAG CGTCAGTGTGTGGAGTACGCGCTGAAGGCTCAGCCGCTGAAGCTTTACATCCCAAAGAACCCGGTTCAGTACAAGTTCTGGTCCATCATCAACTCCACGGGATTCGAGTACATCATGTTCGTCCTGATCCTGCTCAACACCGTCACTCTGGCTGTACAG CACTATGAACAGTCCAAACACTTCAGCCACATCATGGACATCCTCAACATGGTGTTTACTGGACTCTTCACTGCGGAGATGCTCCTGAAGCTGCTCGCTCTCAGACTCAGG CATTACTTTGTGGACGCCTGGAACTCGTTCGACGCTCTGATTGTGGTCGGCAGCGTCGTCGACATCGTGGTCACTGAGTTCAGC agTGGGGAGGACAGCTCCCGTGTGTCGATCACCTTCTTCCGTCTGTTTCGAGTGATGCGATTGGTCAAGCTGCTGAGTAAAGGCGAAGGGATTCGTACGCTGCTTTGGACTTTTATCAAATCACTGCAG GCTCTGCCGTACGTCGCTCTGCTCATCGCCATGATCTTCTTCATATATGCCGTCATTGGGATGCAG acatTTGGGAAGATAGCGATGCAGGATTACACTCAgatcaacagaaacaacaacttcCAGACGTTTCCTCAGGctgttctcctcctcttcag gtgtgctACAGGTGAGGCGTGGCAGGAGATCATGTTGGCCAGTCTTCCAGGTAAACGCTGTGATCCCGAGTCAGACTGCGAACCCGGAGAAGAGTTTACCTGCGGCAGTAACTTCGCAATCATTTATTTCATCAGCTTCTTCATGCTGTGTGCTTTCCtg ATCATTAACTTGTTTGTTGCCGTCATCATGGACAACTTTGACTATCTGACACGTGATTGGTCGATTCTGGGACCGCATCATCTGGACGAGTTCAAGAGGATCTGGTCTGAATACGATCCAGAGGCCAA GGGACGTATCAAACACCTGGATGTTGTGGCTCTGCTCAGGAGGATTCAGCCTCCTCTGGGTTTTGGGAAGCTCTGTCCTCACAGAGTGGCCTGTAAG cGTCTCGTAGCGATGAACATGCCTCTGAACGCTGACGGGATGGTGACATTCAACGCCACGCTCTTCGCTCTGGTTCGCACCGCCCTCAAGATCAAAACTGATG GTAACCCTGAACAGGAGAACGAGGAGCTGCGGGGGATCATCAAGAAGATCTGGAAGAGGATGAAACCAAAACTACTGGACGAAGTTATACCACCACATCAAG aggaggaagtgacagTCGGGAAGTTTTACGCGACCTTCCTGATTCAGGATTACTTCAGGAAGTtcaggaagaggaaagagaaagaagatcTGACCGGAGAGGCCGACGCCACCAACCCGTCTGCTATtcag CTGTGTAAAGCTGGTCTGAAGACTCTGCAGGATCTGGGTCCAGAGATGCGTCTGGCTCTGAACGAGGACATGGACGACGACAACGACGAAGACGACGACGCCATGATGGAGGACGAGGAGCCCGAGGAGAACGCTGCGTATCAG GGCGAGAACGGTTTGGGACCAGAGAAAGATCGACGAGGCTCCATACTCACCACGCCCACTG GTCCTGGTGGTGTGGTGGGAGACAGCGTGTCTAACGGAGGTCTGGTCCACCGGGTCGGTTCTCTCACCAAGATGCCGAACGGCAGCGAACACGACGAACATCTTCGCCGTGGAGACAACACGAGGTCGTCCATCAATCATCACTATCACCGTCGCCCCACGGCGAAGAACGGCCTGCTGGACCACGGCCACAAGAGACCGTcataccacaaacacacaag GAGGGACTCAAGGGAGCGATACTGGAGGAACGGAGACATGGAGGCGTACGGAGAGCAGGGTTactacagcagagaggaagacaacgacAGCATCACCTCCagagacag ACATCACCCTGACGAGCTTCCTCTGTACAGAGACCACTACGACGTCAACGCCCCCTACCCCGACAGTAGCTATGGCAACGGGTACAACGACGCCAGGAGGACGACCCGGAGACGCCTACTTCCTGCCACGCCCACTG GTCGAAAGCCGTCTTTTAACATCCAGTGTCTGAGGAGGCAGGGCAGCAGTGACGACCTGCCGATCCCCGGCACGTACCACCCCACCTCACCGCCACGCCGGGCACgcacacag CAAACAGTCAACAATTATGAGTCTCGTCACTCCTCTGGTCGCTCATCGACGGCCTCCTCGGCGTCCTGGGCGAACCCGTGTCCTCGCCGTGGTCGCCTACTCTACGCTCCTCTCATCCTTGTGGAGGAGGAAG GTGTCAATGTGACAGGTGCAGCACCCAGACCGGCCTGGTACGGTGGCCCTGCAGGGACGTCAG CTCCTCCTCCGTACAGAGCGTACACCACCCTCAGAGTTCCCTCACAGCTCGGCGCTCAGCTCACCGAGAAACGAGGATCCGCCGACAGTCTGGTGGAGGCG GTTTTGATCTCGGAGGGTCTCGGTCTTTACGCTCGAGATCCAAAGTTTGTGGCGTTTGCGAAGCGGGAGATCGCCGACGCGTGTCACATGACGGTGGACGAGATGGAGTCGGCCGCCAGCGACCTGCTCGGCACCGGGAGCCAAACTCTCCTCGCCAATGTCGCCGCCGACCCCGCTATGCTTTACAGCGACGAGGAGCCAATCAGGACAGGTCGTGACGAGGACGAGCTGGCCGACGAGATGACCTGTGTGACATCATTCTGA